Proteins found in one Acidimicrobiales bacterium genomic segment:
- a CDS encoding response regulator transcription factor has protein sequence MAATVMVVEDETKLRDLLRAYLEREGMEVLSTGSGAEAITWAHEASPDLVVLDLGLPDVAGEEVAREVRSVSDVPILILTARTEESDRIRGLELGADDYVTKPFSPRELVLRVQAILRRGRSADVPDATASFGQGELVIDEERRQVTVRGGPVELTPTEWGILTALARVPGRVYSRYELINRVRGYEFEGYERTVDSHVKNLRRKLEADPGSPRIVTTVLGGGYRLGLARDG, from the coding sequence ATGGCCGCCACGGTGATGGTGGTGGAGGACGAGACCAAGCTGCGCGACCTGCTGCGCGCCTACCTGGAGCGCGAGGGCATGGAGGTGCTGTCCACCGGATCGGGGGCCGAGGCGATCACCTGGGCCCACGAGGCGTCCCCCGATCTTGTCGTGTTGGACCTGGGGCTTCCCGACGTAGCGGGCGAGGAGGTGGCCCGCGAGGTGCGGTCGGTATCCGACGTGCCCATCCTCATCCTCACCGCCAGGACCGAGGAGTCCGATCGGATCCGGGGCTTGGAGCTGGGCGCCGATGACTACGTGACGAAGCCCTTCAGCCCCCGGGAGCTCGTCCTGCGGGTGCAGGCCATCCTGCGCCGGGGCCGGAGCGCCGATGTCCCGGACGCCACCGCCTCGTTCGGTCAGGGCGAGCTGGTCATCGACGAGGAGCGACGCCAGGTGACCGTGCGGGGCGGGCCGGTGGAGCTGACGCCCACAGAGTGGGGCATCCTCACCGCCCTGGCCCGGGTGCCCGGGCGGGTGTACTCCCGCTACGAGCTCATCAACCGGGTGCGGGGATACGAGTTCGAAGGCTACGAGCGAACCGTCGACAGCCACGTGAAGAACCTGCGCCGCAAGCTCGAGGCCGACCCCGGCTCCCCACGGATCGTCACCACGGTCCTCGGCGGCGGTTACCGCCTCGGCCTGGCCCGGGATGGCTGA